The DNA region TTAGCTGTCAAACAAGGAGCATTCATTAGTATATTAGGTCCTAATGGTTCAGGTAAGACGACTTTACTGAAAAATATGTGTAAATTATTGAAGCCGTTAGATGGGAAAATACTAGTTGATGATAAAGAGTTAAATAAAATAGCTTTTAAAGAATTAGCAAAAACAATGGCTGTTGTACATCAGGACATTAATGTGAATTTTGAATTTACAGTTCATGACATTGTTATGATGGGCAGGTATCCATATCAAAAAAGGTTTAAACCTGAATCTGAAAAAGATATAAATGTTGTAAAAAGAGCTATGGAAAATACTGAAACATGGGTTTTAAGAGAAAAAAGTATTCATGAAATAAGTGGTGGAGAAAGACAAAGAGTTATGATTGCTAGAGCATTGGCACAAGAACCAAAAATACTTTTATTAGATGAACCAATTTCACAGCTAGATATAAAACATCAGATAAATGTATTAAATTTATGTAAAAGGCTTAACAGTGAAGAAAAAATAACTATAATTACAACATTACACGATATAAATTTAGCTGCCAGGTATAGCGACTATATCTTACTTATGAATAAAGGAAAAATAAAGGCATTTGGTTTGCCAGAGAATGTATTGACAAAAGAGAATATTCAAGACGTTTATGGTATCGAAGTGAAACTAATAAAACTTCATGAATATAAAGTACCGTATATAGTTCCATTAAGTTTTTAGTCATTAGAGTCTTAACAAAAGAAGGTGGAATATTGAAAAATCTTATATTAATAACTGGTGGTGCAAGAAGTGGTAAGAGTACATTAGCAGAAAAATTAGCTAAAGAATTAGGGAAAAATGTAGTTTATATAGCTACAGCAATACCTTTTGATGAAGGTATGATTGATAGAATAGAAAAGCACAAAAATTCTAGACCTAAAGAATGGGTAACTATTGAAAGATATAGAGATTTTAATGAGCTTATAAATAATAAAGATTTTATTAAAGCAGATACTATATTACTTGATTGTATAACACTTATGATAACAAATTTGTTATTAGAAAGTGGACTAGATTTTGACAGATGCTCAATGTTTGATGTTGAAAAAGTTGAAAAAAATATTATTGATGAAATTGAAAAACTGTTATTTATAGTTGAAAAATCTAATAAAAGATTAATTATAGTTACAAATGAAGTTGGTATGGGAGTTGTACCAACTTTTAGACTAGGAAACATATTTAGAGACATAGCTGGTAGAGTAAATCAGTATTTAGCAAGACGCGCACAAGACGTTTATTTAACAGTTTCAGGAATACCTATTAAGATTAAGTGAGGTCGTTATGAAGAGTTTTTTATTAATGATAACATTTTTAACTAGATTGCCGATTAAAGTTAAGCTTAAATTTACCGAAAGAGATTTTATTAAAGGTATTAAATATTTACCAATAGTTGGTTTGGTAATTGGTATATTGCTATGGGCTGTAAGTCAAATTAACCATTTAATAGATAGAGCTGTAACAGTCTTATTTGTTTGGATGTTTTATATTTGGATTACTGGAGGATTGCATATTGACGGTTTAGCCGATTCTTTTGATGGTATTTTTAGCAATCGCAATAAAGAAAAAATACTAGACATAATGAAAGATAGCAGAATAGGTACTTTTGGTGTTATAGGCATTATTTTTGTTATATTACTTAATATCGTATTAAGTTATTTCATAGATTTCAAAGTACTATTAATTATACCTGTTTTAGGTAGAAGCTGTGGAATACTTTCATGTGCTATTAATACTTATGCTAGAAAAGATAAGGGGATGGGGAAGACTTTTGTTGAATATTCGAATTTCAAAAATGCTATATTCGTTATACTTATTACAATTATAATAACGATTATGTTTTTTGATTATATGCTAGCTTTCAGTGAAATACTCATATTTTTGTATGCTTTATTACTTGGCATATATTTTAAAAAGAAAATAGGCGGAATGACAGGAGATACTATAGGAGCAGTTATTGAATTATCTCAGACTTTTTCACTATTATTATTTTATTTGTTAAGGGGATTGATATTTTGAAATTAATCTTAGTGAGGCATGGAGAAACACAGGCGAATGTAGAAAGGATATATAGTGGTTGGACTGATTTTCCGTTAACAGATAGAGGAAAGGAACAAATTAACAATCTATTAGAGATTTTAAGTAAAGAAAATATTGATGTTTTATATTCAAGTCCATTATCTAGAGCTTTAGTCACAGCTGAGATTATATCAGAATATATAGGTAAAAAAATTTATGTTAGTGAAAAATTAAAGGAAATGAATTTTGGTATTTTTGAAGGGAAATCTTATAGAGAAATATCAGAAACTCATCATCTAGAATGGGAGAAATGGACAAATGATAATATCAAATACAGGATACCTAATGGCGAGAGTTTAATAGATATGTATAATAGAGTTACTCAGTTTATAGATGAATTAAAAGATAGAACTGGAACTTTTCTTTTGATCACTCATGCAGGAGTAATCAGAATTGTGATTACTTATTTGTTAAATCTAAATATGGATAAAATGTGGCATTTTAAAATATTGCCTGGATGTTTAGTTGAGATATTGTATGAAAATGATTTTGGTGTACTAACAAGGTTGATTTAGTAAACAAACACAAAAATTAAAAATACTAGATTTCAATTAGGGAGGTAAGGAAATGAATACAATTAAATCAGTTAAGCAAAATAATAAAACTATGAAAATAGTATATTGTGGGGTGCTTATTGCACTTTCAGCAGTAGGGGCATTGATTAAAATACAGGGAAGTATAGCATTTGATTCAATGCCTGGATTTTTTGCTGCGCTGTTTTTAGGGCCAAGCTATGGGGCTTTAGTAGCAGGATTAGGACATATACTTACAGCCGTTACTAGTGGGTTTCCTTTAACACTTCCAATGCATATTATAATAGCTTTAGAAATGGCATTATTCGGTTATTTGTTTGGAGTATTTTATAGAAAATTTAATTATGCAATAGCTATAATACTAGCAATTATTTTAAATGGTCCTATTGGGGCACTTGTTGCAGCATTTGCTTCAGTATTACTTGGATTACCTTTTAGTGGTTGGGTATTATTTTATGCTGTAATTATACCTCTTACATTAGCATCAGTTGCAAATATTGTATTAGCTTATTTGATTTTTAAAATAACAAACAAGTATAAGTTGAGGGTATAAAATGAGAGCAAGAAAATTTAGAGATTTGACTTTTGTAGAAATTAATGAAGAGCAATTATTAGTTATAGCTTGTGATTCAAGTGGAGCCATAGGGAGTAAGGAGAATGATATTGTAAAAGTTTCTCCTGATGTTTTAGGATATTTTACTACAAATGTTGCTTTATGTGAAGTTTTATCTGTTGGTGGAGAGCCATTAATTGTAGTCAATACATTATCTGTAGAAATGAATGATACAGGAAGTAAAATAATAGAAGGTATAAAAAGAGCCATTGAACCTTTATTAGTTAATAAAGATATTATAATTACAGGGAGTACAGAAGAAAATTTTCCTGTTATTCAAACTGGAATGGGTATTACTGTTATTGGTATTATAAATACCAAAAATTGGACTATGCCTATGACAAAAAAAGGAGCTATTGCTGCAATAGTTGGTTTACCTAAATTAGGGGAAGAAGTTATAGCGGATAATGGGGAAGAAACTTTTTCATTAAATATCCTTTTAGAATTAAAGAAGTATCCTTTTATACAAGAAATACTTCCTGTTGGCTCTAAAGGTATTTTATTTGAGCTAAAGGAAATGGCTAGAACGAATAATTTGGATTTGTGCATATTTAGTGATACAAAAGTAGATTTGTATAAATCAGCAGGACCTGCTACTTGTGCTATTGTTTCAATAGAAGAGAAATATTTTGATATACTGAAAGATAAATGTTCAATACCTATAAATAAAGTTGCTAAATTCTACTAAAAAACGAAAACCAAATTTTTCATTCTCTTGTTCCATCGCAGTCAGAATTGCAAAGCTTATAGCTTATTTCTAAATTTCCCTGAACAATATCATTCAAAAATGTTATTAAATCTTTAAGTATGTTAGTATTTAAAGAATAATAATTCCATTTACCTTTTTTTGTTACATTTACTAAATTAGCTTGTTGCAGTAATTTTAAATGATGAGAAACAGTTGGTT from Caloranaerobacter ferrireducens includes:
- a CDS encoding heme ABC transporter ATP-binding protein; this translates as MSNAVELKKIYFSYGFENVLEDISLAVKQGAFISILGPNGSGKTTLLKNMCKLLKPLDGKILVDDKELNKIAFKELAKTMAVVHQDINVNFEFTVHDIVMMGRYPYQKRFKPESEKDINVVKRAMENTETWVLREKSIHEISGGERQRVMIARALAQEPKILLLDEPISQLDIKHQINVLNLCKRLNSEEKITIITTLHDINLAARYSDYILLMNKGKIKAFGLPENVLTKENIQDVYGIEVKLIKLHEYKVPYIVPLSF
- the cobU gene encoding bifunctional adenosylcobinamide kinase/adenosylcobinamide-phosphate guanylyltransferase, which gives rise to MKNLILITGGARSGKSTLAEKLAKELGKNVVYIATAIPFDEGMIDRIEKHKNSRPKEWVTIERYRDFNELINNKDFIKADTILLDCITLMITNLLLESGLDFDRCSMFDVEKVEKNIIDEIEKLLFIVEKSNKRLIIVTNEVGMGVVPTFRLGNIFRDIAGRVNQYLARRAQDVYLTVSGIPIKIK
- the cobS gene encoding adenosylcobinamide-GDP ribazoletransferase, giving the protein MKSFLLMITFLTRLPIKVKLKFTERDFIKGIKYLPIVGLVIGILLWAVSQINHLIDRAVTVLFVWMFYIWITGGLHIDGLADSFDGIFSNRNKEKILDIMKDSRIGTFGVIGIIFVILLNIVLSYFIDFKVLLIIPVLGRSCGILSCAINTYARKDKGMGKTFVEYSNFKNAIFVILITIIITIMFFDYMLAFSEILIFLYALLLGIYFKKKIGGMTGDTIGAVIELSQTFSLLLFYLLRGLIF
- the cobC gene encoding alpha-ribazole phosphatase is translated as MKLILVRHGETQANVERIYSGWTDFPLTDRGKEQINNLLEILSKENIDVLYSSPLSRALVTAEIISEYIGKKIYVSEKLKEMNFGIFEGKSYREISETHHLEWEKWTNDNIKYRIPNGESLIDMYNRVTQFIDELKDRTGTFLLITHAGVIRIVITYLLNLNMDKMWHFKILPGCLVEILYENDFGVLTRLI
- a CDS encoding ECF transporter S component, with the translated sequence MNTIKSVKQNNKTMKIVYCGVLIALSAVGALIKIQGSIAFDSMPGFFAALFLGPSYGALVAGLGHILTAVTSGFPLTLPMHIIIALEMALFGYLFGVFYRKFNYAIAIILAIILNGPIGALVAAFASVLLGLPFSGWVLFYAVIIPLTLASVANIVLAYLIFKITNKYKLRV
- a CDS encoding AIR synthase related protein codes for the protein MRARKFRDLTFVEINEEQLLVIACDSSGAIGSKENDIVKVSPDVLGYFTTNVALCEVLSVGGEPLIVVNTLSVEMNDTGSKIIEGIKRAIEPLLVNKDIIITGSTEENFPVIQTGMGITVIGIINTKNWTMPMTKKGAIAAIVGLPKLGEEVIADNGEETFSLNILLELKKYPFIQEILPVGSKGILFELKEMARTNNLDLCIFSDTKVDLYKSAGPATCAIVSIEEKYFDILKDKCSIPINKVAKFY
- a CDS encoding ArsR/SmtB family transcription factor; the encoded protein is MKELVNIFKALSDENRLEIIKMISKNELCVCDICENFDLSQPTVSHHLKLLQQANLVNVTKKGKWNYYSLNTNILKDLITFLNDIVQGNLEISYKLCNSDCDGTRE